TACGTAACTgaatatacagatgatgtgtcattatataattgaatgattttaaattaaagagaaaataagactcaatcacataatgatacattatttatataccaaattatgtatttaatagtttgtacatataatattgctctttcaTAATAaccaataaataagaaatatgaagttttatctttttctattttttaaacaaaaaatctcaTCCGAACTGGACACTTATATTGGGATTGAATCAATCACACCAAATAAGACAAACCCCAGATTTAATGACTGattttacaattaaataaaaaattttatattgaccTATGCCAAAAAACAGTGTTGTGATTCTCTTGGAACTCATCCAACAAGACAGCTTTTTGGGTAAATGACAGTGAAATTTTGATTAGGAAATTGATTAGAAGTAGTATCTTCTGATTATGACCATCTCAAAATTACCGTCGTTTTCTTCAACCAcgattataaaaatttcataaattaagcttttttaataaattgccTTGTCTTTATCACCATCATTGAAACCCTGTAAATAATCTATCCATGTGTTTCCATTAAATTATATGTCCTACTTGTACCTATAATTAATGGAATGTATTTTCATGTGTTGCACAAGacataattatcagtattttataatacattatattaattttataatatgatataatatagataaaaaattatatatattataaaatatatcgaattaatataatatagtaggcgtatcatacgatatgatacatattattgatataaattaatacatattttttcaaaaatggtgATATAATAAgggtgtatatgagaaattttaaatttttaaaggtgtttatgattttttttaaaatgatgacgtgttaattaaaattttttattattttattatctcatttttcaaaagttatatcatacaatatattttttaatatattatataaaaaaattaagtttttgatatacaatacgATACGTAAATCAACTACAATAAAAAAGAACTCTCTTTTTAGTATTGTTTCAAACATTAGtgatcaacaaaattttacaagtacagaaaaattaaaatgaagaaaatttacCAACAAAAAGTGTGGAaaaattaaaagggaaattCTATAAGTGATAATGgacaaagtttttaaaatggttCAATTTATCGAGCATAAATCTATatttactattatattattaactaTTCTGAAAGATAGAATAACAACACAAAAATACGAATTATTGTCTCCTTTGCTTTTATATAATTccgttatatataaaagaagagaaaaggagaTGAATATTGAGTAACTATATAAATGTGGATAAAACAATTTGTTGGTCGTGTTAATTCGGTAAAATATGAGATATAGTTTGGCCAAAATGTGGAAATGATTGAAGAATTTTCCCATATTCTAAATCAACATACGTGTAGCTAACATGTTTGATCGTTATATGCTActtgtataattaattactcAGTATATGATAACCAAACGCATCTTTGGTGCACTTCTAGTGTATCTTTCTAAGGAAAACTGCCACAATGTAACAATTAGTTATtcttatatatcaattttggtTCTAGTGAATAACCTTTTTAATCTTTAGATATATTAACTTTAGTCAGTTTTACATAGAGGTGGCAGTGGATTGGATTGAGTTGGGGAAAACTTGCCACTTGGTGGGTTTTTGTATTGGCTAACTTGATGAAATCTCAAGGCTCGAAGCCTTTGGGTCGTGACCCATGGGCCCTTAATGGGCTAGtctggaaaataaaattttcattttttatttatataaaattaaattttgtaattattataactCTCTATAGTAACGCGTCGTATTGGATAAGTCAGTTCAtccaacaaaattaatgaaaaatctaaaaaaaaataatcattataataTCGAATCGTGTTGGGTCAACCTATGGGTCTTATCTCACGGCCTGGTCAACCCACAAGCCTAGCATGACCTAACGTTTTCTATGTTGAGTTGTGGGCTGACTCGACCTAACCAGTTAACACCTTTAGTCCTACACATGAAGTGAACGCGACTGACTCAGCCCTATGGTAGCCAGCGTATCCATGGGGCTCAAATGCACATGAAGGATTGAGTTTGAGAGAGTATCTGATGCTTGATCACCTTCCTTCTATTATTTGCAGTATCTTGAAGCAATGTCATACTCAATACTCCCTCACACACAAAGCCCGCTAAAGGTGTCGATGGGTCGGGCTGGCTCAGGCTCGGCCCATTGGGCTAATGGGTCAGGTCGGGCCCAAAGCCTAATCAGTAATGTGCTTTCAGGCAGGGCcgacccattaatatataaaggcccaaggccaGGTCCATATAAAAATGGGCCTTAAATGGGCCGagctttaaatatttaaaaaatttatttaaaatttttaaatacaaattatttttcaaattataaaatataaataaatatatactatgataatattcaaattgatcgaattcatttgatacttgattcatttgtaatattttgtaatgataaaattaaaattataaacacaaagaattattatttatgaatttagatattttctgaaagataattgatgagagaaaatgatattaaaaatataataaaataattgagattgagagatttgtaaatgaaagtaaaaatgaagaaaaattgaatagatttatataaaaaaattaattaattaaaaaatttttaaaaaaattcgaAGGCCTTCCCTCTCTGCCTAATAAGGCTTCTGCCTCGTAAGGCAGAAGCCTTGCGGTAGAAGAAAACACAAGGCAGgcagaaattataaaaaaaatatttttttaaacagtaaCGAGTCAGGTCAGcccatgggcttaatattaaagcccgaGGCTCGGCCCAATAGACCCATGGGCCTAGCCTGGTATGCTACAGTATCGGGCCAGGTTTTCTCATACCGTGTTTTTTTTCATGCTTCGTGTCAGGCCTCTATTTGACCcagcccaattgacgtgtctaaagCCTGCTGTATGCCAAGTACAAAtcatattatatgcataaatgttCAGACagagataagaaaagaaacttCAAGAGAAGAGATTCATTGCGTTACTTTAaatccaattaaatttaatttaactattaGTTGGTTATCTTGTTCCAATTTGAATCGACCAACAAAGAAATAGGAATTAGTGTTTTAAAAACCAAACCGGATTGACAAGTCTAACTAAGAATTGATGGTCAATTTAGTTCAAGTCTATTCTAATCatgactaaaatttattttaattatcgtTGATCTGTTTGAGAGAGACATAAacattatctaataaatatatttaataaacatattttataattttaattatatcataatgaTATCATATTGACATCGTTGGTCTGCTTGGCCAGTTGAACTAATGAACGTGCAAATTGGATCTTTATCCGAGTCTAGGCCTTGTCTGAGCCCAGAGATTTTGTTGGGACTTAGAAGCAacatattatttcaaaatatgcATGTCCTGTAATGCAATGTGTGGCCATTGTTATACATCTTTAACAAGATCTATGATGTGCACGTGATAGATAATTTAGGTACCTAAGTCTTATTCATGGAGAGAAACCCAAGAGATTTCCTGACAAAACCCCAAAATCTGCAAGAAGAAAACTATATAAATGTGTAAAAGATTATGTTGAAGCATGGGGGCAATTGATTAGTTGGGAAGGAGATGGAATGTCTTTGTAGTAGAATACGACTCACTACTTACCCCACACAGCTCTTTACTTCTCTGCAACTCTTCCCTCTTCTTTCCTCAAAATCAACGTGCTTATACAAGAAACTTGAAGGAACTGTTGAAGCCAGCCTCCATGTTCTTTTCAACAAGTCATTGCTTCAAGATATGGGAAGGTGAGATGAAGCAATCAGATGAAAGAAAATACTGCAAGGATATAACAACTAGTAGGTATGCCATCTCCAGGCTCTAGAAGATTTATTTGGTACAAAATCTCAACATATATAGTCCATCATATTCACTTGCTGAAGTGAAGATTTTACATCAAGGAAATCTGCAAACAAGTTCTGAGATATTCCATGGCATCAGAGATGAGATTTATCATCTCCGCTTGCTTCTTTCTTATGCTATTTTCTCATGGAGGTAAATTTTGTTCTTGGATTTATGTACTCTTGATTAACTTGGCTCTGATTTTGTTACGTGAATATTATAGCTGCATATGATCCCTTGGATCCAAATGGGAACGTAACAATTAAATGGGATATTATGTCCTGGACGGCTGATGGTTATGTGGTGAGTACCATttcaatatcataaatttgtCTCAGGTTATACAGATTAACCATGATTTGTTATGACTTTGCATTTGCTGGGAAATTGAATTTTCCAGGCTACTGTAACATTGAACAATTTCCAATTGTATCGGCACATCATAAGCCCTGGCTGGACCATAGGGTGGACATGGGCGAAGAAAGAAGTGATATGGTCAATGGTGGGGGCGCAGGCGACCGAACAAGGAGACTGCTCCAAGTTCAAAGCGAACATACCTCATTGTTGCAAGAGGAACCCCACAGTTGTGGACTTTCTCCCTGGTGTGCCTTACAATCAACAATTCACCAACTGCTGCAAAGGTGGAGTTGTGTCATCATGGGGCCAAGATCCTGTATCTGCAGTCTCAGCCTTCCAGATGGGTGTTGGCTTGGCTGGTACTTCAAACAAGACTGTAAAACTCCCCAAGAACTTCACTTTGCTGGGTCCAGGACCTGGATACACTTGTGGGCCTGCCAAGGTTGTTCCTTCAACCCTTTTTCTAGCAGCTGATCGTCGTAGAAAAACTCAGGCCCTGAGTAAGTTCGGTTGCCTCACATGATTTAAATTACATCCATAGTGGTTAAAGGTGAAAAGTGCCTAAAAGTGATGAGGGATCTCGTTGCTTAAGCTAAAAAAGCGAGATCAAGACATTACTTATGgatcaaaaactaaaaaaattaaaaaattaacatagattgatatttcaaataccaaaacataatatcataagatgtttataataaaacatgaaaGAGGTTAAAACTCTTTAATCTACATAAACTTTTAccaaatatgtattataatcaaaatttaagtcTCCATCTTTGTTATTCAAGACATCTTTCttatcatcaaatttttcattttcgaTTTTATCCATTTTTTCATCGAAATGTTTTTATTCGTCAgggaatttgttttttaaaactttcatatcTTTAAATATCGATTTAAGGTTAATAATGAGTtgtaaataacaaatattttagtttattatttatattattaggtTAAAGGTGAAAGTACATTTTTTTGACGCTTTTTTCTTCTCCcaaaatgccaaaaaaaaaaaggttggagCTTTGTTTCCACATTTTCACTCACCTTGCATAACCAGAGGCGGTGACACTATAGCCTTGTGTAGCCTTTCGCCTAAGCGCGCTTTTAAGAACTATGATTATATCCTACTGATTCAATTACAGTGACTAATCATCTTATTGTTGTGTTGTCTGCAGTGACATGGAATGTGACCTGCACTTATTCCCAGTTTCTAGCCAGGAAAAACCCAAGTTGTTGTGtctctttttcatctttctacAATGAAACAATCACTCCTTGTCCTACTTGTGCATGTGGTTGCCAGAACAATAACACTTGTGTCAAGTAAATCATTATCTTCActtcaatttgttaattttaagttGTGCTATCCTCTCAGTCTGCAAGACAGGTTAACTCTTCTGATGAATAATGGTGATACAGGAGTGATTCCAAAATTCTGAACATGGTGGGAATAAACACACCGACAAAGGATAACACCCCGTTGATACAATGCACACACCACATGTGTCCTGTGCGAGTGCACTGGCATGTCAAGCTCAATTACAAGGACTACTGGCGTGTGAAGATCGCAATTACAAACTTCAACTATCGGATGAATTACACACTGTGGAGTCTCACTGTCCAGCATCCAAATCTAAACAGTGTGACACAAGTTTTCAGCTTTAATTACAAGCCTCTCATTCCCTATGAATCTATAAGTGAGTTCCCAGAATTTTGCTTGGCTCCTTCAAACTGCAGACtaatctattaaataataatggCTTTAAGAATCTCTCTTTCAATATGCAGATGACACAGGAATGTTCTATGGATTGAAATTCTATAATGACCTTCTAATGGAAGCAGGGCCATCTGGGAATGTTCAGTCTGAAGTGCTTCTTCAGAAGGACAAAAACACTTTCACTTTCAAGCAAGGATGGGCATTTCCAAGGAAAGTATACTTCAATGGTGATGAGTGCATGCTACCCCCACCAGACACATATCCATATCTGCCAAATTCTGCCAACAGAAAGCTTCTCTCATTCTTAACATTGATTTCCGCAGTGCTATTCATTTTTATAACTATTTGGTAATTTTAGTTCTCAAGTGTGAAACTTTGAAAGAGTTAGCAATCAAGTTTTGAAATGAAGGCTAACTTGGACACAGAAGTGTGAGCAGAGGTTTAAAACCTGAAAATTCTTTGGAGAAATCATAACAGTAGCACTGTGCAAAGGATTATTGAATTTGTGAATAGACAAATTATATCATTTACTCTCTATAATGAGTCTCACAGAAATTTTGTTAGTGTCTGCTGCATTGTATGGCTAGAACAACAGTTTTCTGGAACATCATGTGTTATCACAGAAAAGGCTTCTCATTTCTCCTTGAGAGCTAAATCAACTTGCCCATAATTTTTCTCAATCGTAATAATGAACTGATCTCCTTTACTTTCATTTAACATAAGATTCCATTTTGTTGCATCAAGATAAAGGAGAAACGATGAggaaaaggagagaaaatataaaacagaAGGTCTCGTATACATCAAATAGCTCTAGGTTCTCTATAGTTTTCATTTCCTTTACGAATGGAATTTACATATACAATGGAAATTCTACCAAGTAGACAATTAAGCACAAAACAAACATATAGCACGACAAGAAGATTGATCTTAATGGCCGTGAATTCATCCACCAGTGCACAAACATGCAGTTTTTGGGACAAATAATACCCATTCCAATCGGCTTGATTGCTAGAATCCTTGCACAAGCGGATGCATGTCTTATTTGGATTGCATTGATGGCTGGAATATTTGGTTGAGAAGTTGTAGAATCCCTTTTTCAAGAGCAGGGAGGTGTGTTTACGCGTACCCATATAGGAATGCCAGGGTTGACAATAAAGCAGTGATTAGATTAAGTGGTGAAATGAACCGGAAAGAACCCGCATTTGGCAACCATGGATATTCATCAGGAGGTGGCATCACACAATTATCTCCATTGAAATAGATCCTTCTAGGAAATGCCCAACCCTGATTGAAAGTAAATGTTGACATATCCTTTTGGAAAAGTATCTCTGATTGTACATTACCCATAGGACCAGCTTGCATGAGCATATCATTGTAAAACTTAATTCCATATAGCATGGCTGTATCATctgttgaaaattaaaaaataataataataaagttattactCTTTAAAGAACACAGAAACAAACATAAGAAAGCTCAACAAGAGATCAGACTTACTTATAGCAGCATAAGGAGTTAATGACTTGTAATTAAAGCTGAAAATTTCAGTCAGATTGTCAAAGTTGGGATGTTGGACAACTAAGTTCCATTGAGAATAATTCATattgtaattgaaatttgttaTCGTGACCTTGACTCTCCAATACTGGCGGTAGTTGAGTTTAACATGCCAATGCACTCTGATTGGACACATATGACTTGTACATTGGACAAGAGGCGACACAACTGAAGCTAAATGAGGTGATTTAGGGCTGTACATGAATtatagaaaatttagaaaacgatcaataaatatttatgtgcATGTATGTTGGCTAACAGTACTTACTCTACACAGCTGCCAGACAGGGCGGTGTTATTTTGGCAGCCACAGGCACATGTTTGGCAGGGCACTATTGTATCATTGTAGAAGGATGAAAGCGAGACACAGCAAGTGGGAGCTCTCTTAGCCAGGAATTGCGAATATGTGCATGTAACATTCCATGTCACTGACAAAAATGGGGATATGTTCACTAAAATTTCCATACTGATATGAAGGGAAAAAGCATTTATTGTAaagaaactaaataaatatGGATTCATGTAAAGTTCCAGAAAGCTTCTTAGTTCCCACAAGTAATCATGTATACAAATACTAACTTAACATTATTGGTGGAACTGAAACAAATGTCAAGGAAGAAATACCATAACTATTGACTCAGGTTTCTGCATCTGATGTTTAAATTACTGTATCAAACCTCAGCTATGTTATTCTGTAAAGAAACATGTCTTTTTCAGAGACTTACTCAGTGCTTGTGTGACTCTCCTTTTATCTGCACTAGGAAATTTGCTAGGTGTAACGATATTGGCCGGACCACAGGTATAACCAGGCCCTGGTGTCTTCAAAGTGAAGTTCTTTGGCACTCTGACTGTTTTATTTGAGGTTCCAGCCGAACCTACACTAAGCTGAAATGAGCTGACTGCATTAGCTGGATCTTGAGCCCATGAACTTATTACTCCCCCTTTGCAGCAATTTGCAACCTGCTGGTTGTAAGGTGTTCCTGGTAATAAATCAACAACTGTTGGATTCTTTTTACAACAATGTGGAATGTTTCCTTTGAATTTTGAACAATCCCCCTGGTCTGTTGCCTGGCCCCCAACCATGCTCCATATGACCTCCTTTTTTGCCCAAGTCCACCCCAGAGTCCAACCCGGTGCTTCAATGTGACGGTATTGTTGGAAATTGTAAATCGTAACAACAGCCTGTTCATTCCATTAAGAAACTGATAAGATAGTTAACCCATGCGTAAAGACAATACAAAAGATTAGTAGTTTATCTAATGGGAACTAGAAATCTTCCAAACTGAAAATGTTCTCAGTTGAAAACAGGGGGATGAATAAGTAGATTCTATGATGCTCACAACATAGCCATCTGGAGTCCACTGAATGATATCCCATTTAATTGTGATGTTTCCAGTTGGGTCAAGTGCATCATAAgcttctgaaaaaaaaaaaaaaagacaaccaGCAAAAGAAAGCTTCAATATCAATATCAACAATCTACATTCATAGCTTAAGTGGAAGTTTCATCTTGAAACTGAAACCATCAATTTCTGATTTCTCCAGCTATAATGGTATCTTAATCAGACAATTAGAAATCATATGAATAAACCAGCAAAAGGCCTAAATTATGATCTAAATCACAATTAAAACCACAAAAAGAGCAAACCTCATTCATCCATCAAACAGAAATTTGTTTTCCACGCTACATTTTCTGCGAATAGTAAGCATATTGATTGCTAGAACAGattcaattaagaaatttttttagatgAAAAGCTAAAGCTCAAAACTTTCACCCACaaatcattaacaaaaacaTCGAAACAGACCAGAGGACAACAAAAGCTCCACGTTTCAGATGATTAAAGAACGCACACATCCTCATTCATCAATCACATGAACCATGCATGCCAGAAATGGCATTAAAATGAAACCGAAAAAGAGAGAAGGCATCTACACAAACAAGAAACAGATACAGATTAAAAATTCGGAATCtttttacaaacaaaacaaaatcgaAGCTCACCTGCCGCTTTTAAGCTCGCACAAAACAGTAGATAAAGCAGCAAGATGCCGCAAGTGGTGACTTTATTGAAGAATCTTGAACTGGGTGTCAACAAAAACTCCATTTCTTGCTGCAGATTATGCAAAGGTTATGGTTCTCTTGTATATGCTCAAGACTCAAGGCTTTCAACACGCAcacagagaaagaaagaaaaaaaaaaaagagagagacaaGATTGAAAGCAAGCGTGGTGACCGGACTTTTAAAGACCTAGACAAGTCAGTTTCAGAACTCAACTGGCCTTTAACCCGACTGTCACGCACAAATCTTTAAATCTTGTTGCTTTCCTCAATACCATTAAAATGCAAGTAAAGTAAGGGAAATACATGGAAATGGCTCCTAGTTTtgggttttgtttatatataaaggaagAGCATTTATGCTTGGTTCATCTATAAAacaatgatttgaatttatttctaGAAAAAGGAATTACAGCTGAAACCAGATACGTGACAGTTGGTCATCTTGACGattgaaaatgatagaaaaaccTGTGAGTCTGTGACAAAACTATGTGGATACGGCTCGCACTAGAGTTTTGACCAGGAGTTCAAAGTGGAGGTGGGGGCTGGTGGTGATCTTCTTACAGTGACAATCATATCGTTTTGAATTCATGTAGTGACTTAGTATTTGCGTTGTCAGATTCAGAACCCTTGTGCggattaaactaataaaataataaaacacgAATATAGATCGATAGAAGTATGAATCCTTGTGAGAATTTCATGGATTAGAATATAAGTTCTAgacttttaatatattttaagtagTTGCAGGCATGTCAAGTGATTggtttttcatatattttttttaaaagatttacaGATCTTTGGAGTCTTGGGAAAAAATAAACATTCTATGAATGAagcacattattattaattttgtatgcCGTCCAATGTTTTTTAAATCACCCTGGTGattgaattgattattttatcgGTTCATAGTTTAACcggtttaatttattattaaattataataaataaatttttgtttaaaaatttgtaaaaaataaaatcaatcaagatatccacgtctataaaaattaaaacatatctttttttaaagaggaataattttttatttgatttaataaaacaattaaaataaaaaaaattttaatctcatgatacagaaaaaaacataattttataaattattatctatagaagacattttaatagatatgagatacttttttttcttcttttttattttatttttaaacttatttttccttattaatCTCTAGAAATTcatcaaatctaataaaaaataattaaattactcaaaaaataattaaaattttaaaaaaattcaaaattttggtcaactcagtcaaatccaattttaaccaatttattCGGTAAAACTCAATCAAAAATCAAGTTTGACCGAGtcaatgaaaaaaatcatttttttatattaactgaATT
The genomic region above belongs to Mangifera indica cultivar Alphonso chromosome 15, CATAS_Mindica_2.1, whole genome shotgun sequence and contains:
- the LOC123197217 gene encoding COBRA-like protein 4, producing the protein MASEMRFIISACFFLMLFSHGAAYDPLDPNGNVTIKWDIMSWTADGYVATVTLNNFQLYRHIISPGWTIGWTWAKKEVIWSMVGAQATEQGDCSKFKANIPHCCKRNPTVVDFLPGVPYNQQFTNCCKGGVVSSWGQDPVSAVSAFQMGVGLAGTSNKTVKLPKNFTLLGPGPGYTCGPAKVVPSTLFLAADRRRKTQALMTWNVTCTYSQFLARKNPSCCVSFSSFYNETITPCPTCACGCQNNNTCVKSDSKILNMVGINTPTKDNTPLIQCTHHMCPVRVHWHVKLNYKDYWRVKIAITNFNYRMNYTLWSLTVQHPNLNSVTQVFSFNYKPLIPYESINDTGMFYGLKFYNDLLMEAGPSGNVQSEVLLQKDKNTFTFKQGWAFPRKVYFNGDECMLPPPDTYPYLPNSANRKLLSFLTLISAVLFIFITIW
- the LOC123197216 gene encoding COBRA-like protein 1 isoform X1, whose protein sequence is MEFLLTPSSRFFNKVTTCGILLLYLLFCASLKAAEAYDALDPTGNITIKWDIIQWTPDGYVAVVTIYNFQQYRHIEAPGWTLGWTWAKKEVIWSMVGGQATDQGDCSKFKGNIPHCCKKNPTVVDLLPGTPYNQQVANCCKGGVISSWAQDPANAVSSFQLSVGSAGTSNKTVRVPKNFTLKTPGPGYTCGPANIVTPSKFPSADKRRVTQALMTWNVTCTYSQFLAKRAPTCCVSLSSFYNDTIVPCQTCACGCQNNTALSGSCVDPKSPHLASVVSPLVQCTSHMCPIRVHWHVKLNYRQYWRVKVTITNFNYNMNYSQWNLVVQHPNFDNLTEIFSFNYKSLTPYAAINDTAMLYGIKFYNDMLMQAGPMGNVQSEILFQKDMSTFTFNQGWAFPRRIYFNGDNCVMPPPDEYPWLPNAGSFRFISPLNLITALLSTLAFLYGYA
- the LOC123197216 gene encoding protein COBRA-like isoform X2, which gives rise to MEFLLTPSSRFFNKVTTCGILLLYLLFCASLKAAEAYDALDPTGNITIKWDIIQWTPDGYVAVVTIYNFQQYRHIEAPGWTLGWTWAKKEVIWSMVGGQATDQGDCSKFKGNIPHCCKKNPTVVDLLPGTPYNQQVANCCKGGVISSWAQDPANAVSSFQLSVGSAGTSNKTVRVPKNFTLKTPGPGYTCGPANIVTPSKFPSADKRRVTQALMTWNVTCTYSQFLAKRAPTCCVSLSSFYNDTIVPCQTCACGCQNNTALSGSCVE